In a single window of the Arachis hypogaea cultivar Tifrunner chromosome 6, arahy.Tifrunner.gnm2.J5K5, whole genome shotgun sequence genome:
- the LOC112805762 gene encoding uncharacterized protein: protein MRIPDLHPEVELHAIKSGLRPGKFQENIAVAKPKTIAEFCEKAKGQIDIEELRQAQKIERPQYREDDKARDSKKNFKPTPRYESYTQFNTKRDDIIKEILNSKLIKPPRKASNYPYSKGADRSKYCTFHQKHGHTTDECVIAKDLLERLARQGHLDKYISSHIQRRAPPPGDQSSAAQHSRYKERPNTNPPDQPRRIINCIFEGFAGGGATSSARKRSYRAMLSIEASQNHHQIPPYFPQMTFQDSDFNTNVTNLDDPVVISPQLGNLLDKKVLLDPGSSVDVLFYSTFQKMKLSNNIL from the coding sequence ATGCGTATACCAGATCTCCATCCTGAGGTGGAACTACACGCCATCAAAAGCGGACTCCGACCAGGAAAATTCCAGGAAAATATTGCTGTGGCCAAACCTAAAACTATAGCCGAGTTTTGTGAAAAGGCGAAAGGTCAGATTGACATTGAAGAACTCCGACAAGCTCAAAAAATAGAGAGACCACAATACAGAGAAGACGATAAAGCACGAGATAGCAAGAAAAACTTCAAGCCAACTCCCCGATATGAATCTTATACTCAGTTCAACACCAAACGTGACGACATCATCAAAGAAATCTTGAATTCAAAGTTGATCAAGCCACCACGAAAAGCCAGCAACTATCCATATTCAAAAGGTGCAGACAGATCAAAATATTGTACTTTTCATCAAAAGCACGGACACACCACTGACGAGTGTGTCATCGCCAAAGACCTTTTGGAACGATTAGCTCGGCAAGGTCATCTAGACAAGTATATTAGCAGCCATATACAACGACGCGCACCTCCCCCTGGTGACCAAAGCTCGGCAGCACAACATAGCCGATATAAAGAAAGACCGAACACCAACCCTCCCGACCAACCGAGACGTATCATCAACTGTATTTTCGAAGGTTTTGCAGGTGGAGGTGCTACAAGCTCGGCAAGAAAGCGGTCTTACCGAGCTATGCTTTCAATAGAAGCTAGTCAAAATCATCATCAGATACCTCCATACTTCCCTCAAATGACATTCCAGGACTCCGACTTCAACACAAACGTAACAAATCTAGATGACCCCGTTGTGATCTCCCCACAGCTCGGCAACCTCCTAGATAAAAAGGTTTTACTGGACCCTGGGAGTAGTGTCGATGTTCTTTTTTACTCCACATTTCAGAAGATGAAGCTGAGCAACAACATCCTCTAA